GCAAGCTGTACGGTCTGTGGGCGTCCAAGGTCCATGAGCGCATCGAGCGCTGCACGGATCGTGCGACCGGTAAAGAGAATGTCATCGACAAGCACAATATGCTTGCCGTCGATATCAAAGGGGATGTTTGTACCATGTACCTCGGGGGCAAGGTGAGTAAGATAATCGTCGCGATAGAAGCTGATATCTAGATGGCCTAAGGGAATGTCCACCCCCTCAATATCTGCTATCTTACGAACGAGTTTTTCAGCTAGCATGTCACCACGTGTGACGATACCAACCAGCGCCAAATCCTTGGTGCCATGGTTCACTTCCAGCACTTGATGTGCAATACGTGTCAGCGAACGTTCGATTTCTGCAGCATCCATGCACACAGAACTCGCTTGTCGGTTTCTGTTCATACACACTCCTCTCAGTCATGAGTGCGTACAGAACGACCTTGTGCCGATGGGACGCCCCCGCTCCATCGTGCCCGCCGCAGGGCATAAAAAATGCCTTTGCGACAGACAAAGGCTCCTCGTTCAAGAAAGACGCTTTAGCTTTTACTACACGCGCCTTGCAAGCCTTGTCGGTCTCTCTGTACCGCTTTTAAAGACGCTTGCATATAACCACAGATAGGCGCGCTTGGCAAGGAAAAGCACGAAGATACAATATCCTCGTGCTTTTATTCTTTACCGCTGCTTTTCCGTACCATACAGGAATTCTTATTAAGCAGTACCTACCTCAAGTTTGCGAAAGTCCCGTCATGTGCGCGTGTCCGCCAGACCCGTCAAGTAGGTAAGCAGCCAGTAAGATAGAGGACGCCATCAAGTCCACCATGAGCAGCTATGACGAAAACTACAGCTCTATCCCTAAGGCCAGTGCCTTCTGATTGGGCTCGAGCAGATTTTTTTTGCGCGCTGGGATAACGGCGCGCAGCGCTTCATCAATACTTTCCCGCTTACAAAAGCCCGTCTCACGGAAGGCTTTACCCGTAAGAATGACGTTAGCGAGTTTTGGAAAACCGTTTTCTTCAGCCAGATGTGTCGCAGGCAGGCGATATATGGTGATGTCATCACGCCCATCGACCTCTTCAACAAGAGTGCTATCAACAATCAGCAACCCACCTGGTTTGATAGTCCCCATGAATTTCGCCACACTGGGTTGGTTCATGGCAATAACCACATCCGGATCGGTCACGAGCGGGCTGCCAATAGGCGTATCCGAAACACAAACGCTACAGTTGCAGGTGCCACCACGCATTTCAGGACCATAACTTGGAAGCCAAGAGACTTCTCTTCCTTCCTGCAAGCCTGCCTGAGCAATGATTTTACCTGCAAACAGAAGCCCCTGTCCGCCAAAACCAGCAAGGATGAATGAGGTCTGCGCCATAGCTAGTCTTCCTTCTTGCCTGCCTGCGCACGAGCCGCAGCAGCATCGCTCGCAGTATCAAAACCTTCAGCAACAACGTCGCGGTACACCCCAAGCGGATAGTATGAAAGCATGTTGTCTTCCATCCAATTGATCGCCTCTAAGGGAGTCATACCCCAGTTGGTGGGACATGTACCGACAATTTCGATCATGGTATAGCCACGGTTTGCGAGCTGATATTCAAACGCTTTGCGAATAGCGCGCTTGGCCTTCCGCACCTGTGCGGGATTACCCACCGAAACACGTTCGAGATACGCAACGCCGTCAAGCTGAGCAAGCAGCTCACAAACGCGAATAGGAAATCCCGCTTCAGCCACATCACGCCCATAGGGGCTTGTCTGCGTTACTTGCTGCGGTAGTGTAGTAGGTGCCATCTGCCCGCCGGTCATACCATAGATAGCATTGTTGTAAAAAATGACCGTAATATTTTCGCCACGGGTAGCAGCATGAATGGTTTCAGCCATACCAATGCTTGCGAGGTCGCCGTCGCCCTGGTAAGCGAATACGGCATTGTTGGGAAGTACGCGTTTGACAGCAGTTGCGACAGCGGGAGCGCGCCCATGTGCCGCCTCTATCATGTCGCATCCAAAGTAGTCGTATGCCATCACACTGCAACCGACCGGTGCTACGCCAACCGTCTTGCCTTCGATATCAAGTTTATCCATTGCTTCTGACACAAGACGATGAACGATACCATGCCCACAGCCGGGGCAATAATGTGTTTGAACGGGCAACAGCGATGCTGGCCGCTCGAAAATAACTTTTTCTGTTTCTGCCATGGTTACACCGTCCTCTCAGCCGCGCGCTCAATAGCGGCAAGAACGCCTTCAGGAGTAGGAATCATGCCACCCGTGCGACCATAGAACGAAACCGGACGTTCGTCGTGAATCGCTAAGCGAATATCATCAATCATCTGCCCCATGCTCATCTCAACGGAAAGAAATGCCTTCACATGGTCAAGCATTTCCTGCAAAGCATCGTTAGGATATGGCCAAAGCGTGATCGGACGCAGTAAGCCGGCTGATATACCTTCCTCACGTGCCTTCAAAACGGCACTGCGCGCAATACGAGCACTGGCACCAAATGCCACAACAACATATTCGGCATCTTCAAGCATGAACCCTTCGAAGCGCTGTTCGGATTGTTCAATGCGTTCGTAGCGTTCGTAGCGTGCAAGTAAGCTTTTCTCGAGCTTATCAGGCTTGAGATAGAGCGAGTTTGCAATATTATGCGGCCGAGCACCACCGTGTCCTGATGTCGCCCACGGCTTTTCGGGAAGCTCGCCTTTTTCTTCAGGCAACTTGACTGCTTCCATCATCTGACCCAGCAGCCCATCGGCAAGAATAATTACCGGCATACGATATTCGTCAGCTTTATCAAATGCCAAATAGGTCAGATCAGCCATTTCTTGCACAGTCGACGGCGCGTAGACAATGTGTCGAGAATCACCATGACCCATGGCGCGCGTTGCTTGCCAGTAATCTTGCTGTGAGGGCTGAATACTGCCAAGACCTGGGCCGCCACGCTCAACATTGACGATTACACCTGGAAGATCGGCGCCAGCCATGTAAGAAATCCCTTCACCCTTTAAAGAAATTCCCGGAGAAGAAGACGAGGTCATAGCTCGCGCACCTGCCGCCGCGGCACCATAGAGCATATTGATTGCTGAGATTTCGCTTTCTGCCTGCAAAAAGGCTCCACCAATACGCGGCATAACCTTGCTCATATAAGCAGCGATTTCTGTCTGGGGCGTAATGGGATAGCCGAAGTAAAAGCGACATCCGGCACGCAGCGCAGCAGCTGCGAGCGCTTCGTTACCTTTCATTAAAACCTTATCGCCCATTATCGACTCCTTACGACCGTGATGGCCACATCTGGGCACATCGTTGCACAGCTTGAACAGGCTGTACAGGCTGCTTCATTGGTCAAAATGGCCGGATGATACCCTTTTTCATTGATGCGATCATCTGCTAAGGCGACGATACCTTCAGGGCAGGCATCGACGCACAGACCACATCCTTTGCAATAGGATTCATCAACGATGATTAGAGACACGTCTGCACCCTCTTATATAGTTAGCTTCGATATGCGCGTCTGCTTAAGCGCACGGTAGGGCAAATCTACACCCTGCCCCAAGGCGTATCCCAAGGAGCTTTGACGTATAGTCGCACACCAAAGCGACTTTCGCCGGCGACAGTGTCGCTTTTTTGGGAAACGTCCGTGTAATTTTCACCGGAAACGCCCATTTCGGTGTCCTGCTCCGCCAACAACACGGATTCTTGCAGCATTTCAAGCGGATAGGTAGTTGTCACCAAGGGAAGGCTCAACTTCGTGGACACCACGCGCGCAAACCGCTCCCCTTCTGCAATGACTGCCGCTGTTGTTTCACCAGCAAGATGCGCATTGCTAATCACACCCGTTGCCTGCAAGCGCGCCGCTTCCTCAAGGCTTTGAAGCATTTGCACTGCGGCATCAGCGTCGGGATGTTCTTCACGACAGGCATTGACCACATAGAAAAATTCATAGGAATCGCGTGCGATTGAGGCAGCTAAACGTCCCAACACGCGCGCACCAGCATCGTCGCCACCCGCATCAAGCACCAGTAACCCACCTGGCCGCATACGCGCTGCATCAATGGCCGCCTCGACCTGACCCGAAACAACGGGTGTATCAAGTGACGTTCCGGCAAACGGAGGTGCAATAAGATCAACACTGTGAGTATGTAATACCTCGACACTATCACTTGAGCGGAAATACGGATTCACCACATCAAGATCAGCCAACACTACCTGCCGACCAGCGCGTGCAGCTGCAATAGCTAAGTTAAGCGAAAAGGTTGTCTTGCCAACACCGTAATAGCCGCACACCACAACAATTGAGGGTAGATTACCAAGAGATGTCGGTAGCGTTGGAAGAGCCGCTAGTGCATCGACCTCTGGCATTTCTTTCTTGGCTCTGTTAAATAGCGAAACCTCAGACATCAACCCACCCCCTTCAAAGCGTATGGCAATGGCGATACCGAACGTATTCCACTATTCCTCACGCTATCGCGTAAATGATATGTGGGCGGTAACATAGCACAGGCAGTCCGATCGAGACAATCCTTGAACTGCCAAAAACAGCTCTGCGTGAAAAATCGACGCAGCCACTATCTTTGCGCAAATAGACAATGAAAATGAATTAAAATCAAAAAACCGCAAGCTATAGGCAAGTAGACAGACGAGACTACGAAGGGGGTATGCGATGAACATCGACACACAAGAGGTCGCGCGCCGTATTTGTGCACTGCGCGAGGACATGGGCATCTCCCTGCCAGAGATGGCTCAAGCAACCGGCCGTTCAATTGAAGAGTACATCGCACAAGAAAGCGGTGTGCGTGACTTAACCTTTACCTTTTTAAGTAAAGCAGCTGATCGACTGGGCGTAGATGTTGTCGAATTGCTCACGGGTGAAGCCCCCCATTTGAATGGATACACCCTTACACGTGCCGACGAGGGTCTTTCTATTAAACGGCGCGCCCAATTTGAATACCTTCATAAAGCGCCGTACCTCCACGGCAGAATGTGCGAACCGTTTGTGGTAACAGCACCGTACTCAGCCGGTGAACAGGATAAACCTATCCATCTATCCAATCATGCTGGTCAGGAATTCGACTATGTCATCAGTGGGCGTCTACGCTTTCAGCATGATGAACATATCGAAGAGCTCG
This genomic interval from Cryptobacterium curtum DSM 15641 contains the following:
- the pyrR gene encoding bifunctional pyr operon transcriptional regulator/uracil phosphoribosyltransferase PyrR produces the protein MNRNRQASSVCMDAAEIERSLTRIAHQVLEVNHGTKDLALVGIVTRGDMLAEKLVRKIADIEGVDIPLGHLDISFYRDDYLTHLAPEVHGTNIPFDIDGKHIVLVDDILFTGRTIRAALDALMDLGRPQTVQLAVLVDRGHRELPIRADYVGKNVPSAADESVRLFLEEVDGRSEVDVFTVEPGSRAGAAPLGGNE
- a CDS encoding 2-oxoacid:acceptor oxidoreductase family protein is translated as MAQTSFILAGFGGQGLLFAGKIIAQAGLQEGREVSWLPSYGPEMRGGTCNCSVCVSDTPIGSPLVTDPDVVIAMNQPSVAKFMGTIKPGGLLIVDSTLVEEVDGRDDITIYRLPATHLAEENGFPKLANVILTGKAFRETGFCKRESIDEALRAVIPARKKNLLEPNQKALALGIEL
- a CDS encoding thiamine pyrophosphate-dependent enzyme — its product is MAETEKVIFERPASLLPVQTHYCPGCGHGIVHRLVSEAMDKLDIEGKTVGVAPVGCSVMAYDYFGCDMIEAAHGRAPAVATAVKRVLPNNAVFAYQGDGDLASIGMAETIHAATRGENITVIFYNNAIYGMTGGQMAPTTLPQQVTQTSPYGRDVAEAGFPIRVCELLAQLDGVAYLERVSVGNPAQVRKAKRAIRKAFEYQLANRGYTMIEIVGTCPTNWGMTPLEAINWMEDNMLSYYPLGVYRDVVAEGFDTASDAAAARAQAGKKED
- the vorB gene encoding 3-methyl-2-oxobutanoate dehydrogenase subunit VorB is translated as MGDKVLMKGNEALAAAALRAGCRFYFGYPITPQTEIAAYMSKVMPRIGGAFLQAESEISAINMLYGAAAAGARAMTSSSSPGISLKGEGISYMAGADLPGVIVNVERGGPGLGSIQPSQQDYWQATRAMGHGDSRHIVYAPSTVQEMADLTYLAFDKADEYRMPVIILADGLLGQMMEAVKLPEEKGELPEKPWATSGHGGARPHNIANSLYLKPDKLEKSLLARYERYERIEQSEQRFEGFMLEDAEYVVVAFGASARIARSAVLKAREEGISAGLLRPITLWPYPNDALQEMLDHVKAFLSVEMSMGQMIDDIRLAIHDERPVSFYGRTGGMIPTPEGVLAAIERAAERTV
- a CDS encoding 4Fe-4S binding protein, with amino-acid sequence MSLIIVDESYCKGCGLCVDACPEGIVALADDRINEKGYHPAILTNEAACTACSSCATMCPDVAITVVRSR
- a CDS encoding tyrosine-protein kinase family protein; the protein is MSEVSLFNRAKKEMPEVDALAALPTLPTSLGNLPSIVVVCGYYGVGKTTFSLNLAIAAARAGRQVVLADLDVVNPYFRSSDSVEVLHTHSVDLIAPPFAGTSLDTPVVSGQVEAAIDAARMRPGGLLVLDAGGDDAGARVLGRLAASIARDSYEFFYVVNACREEHPDADAAVQMLQSLEEAARLQATGVISNAHLAGETTAAVIAEGERFARVVSTKLSLPLVTTTYPLEMLQESVLLAEQDTEMGVSGENYTDVSQKSDTVAGESRFGVRLYVKAPWDTPWGRV
- a CDS encoding helix-turn-helix domain-containing protein — protein: MNIDTQEVARRICALREDMGISLPEMAQATGRSIEEYIAQESGVRDLTFTFLSKAADRLGVDVVELLTGEAPHLNGYTLTRADEGLSIKRRAQFEYLHKAPYLHGRMCEPFVVTAPYSAGEQDKPIHLSNHAGQEFDYVISGRLRFQHDEHIEELGPGDSVLYDSGRPHGMIAIDGQPCVFLALVMKPRGQQIL